The following are encoded together in the Oncorhynchus clarkii lewisi isolate Uvic-CL-2024 chromosome 25, UVic_Ocla_1.0, whole genome shotgun sequence genome:
- the LOC139383467 gene encoding SR-related and CTD-associated factor 8-like isoform X2 has protein sequence MEAVKAFNGELFSLNEYKPPISKAKMTNITKSAIKAIKYYKHVVQGVEKFVQKCKPEYKVPGLYVMDSIVRQSRHQFGQDKDVFAPRFSKNIIGTFQHLYRCPSDDKSKIVRVLNLWQKNAVFKSDIIQPLLDMAAGLPPPSVTPVMTSRDAAVNTPGTPATPATPANIVSSLPDWASQFSNTDTVAAVAQILQSPHGQQLQQLVQSLQMQQQKPQPSLLQALDAGLVVQLQALTAQLTAAATANPMQLNPLEQRISSFNKKMLGHFDFGNDTERSEDPKKDAQSSQMPMVSDSIFHQLAEQLQQQNLEHFQKQLMEHQQKSMNMEGQDGIFGSENTAMPQQSSSQSQHPAPQNKTDDSIDNQQQDMDLDDGPEIEEERFEPEDKKSKTVATRSRTRSRSRSRSPRKRRSRSRSGSRKRKHRKRSRSRSRERKRKSSRSYSSERQEAREREKERQKKGLPPIRSRFLSVCSTTLWVGQVDKKASPQDLTNLFEEFGQIESINMIPPRGCAYICMVHRQDAYCARQKLSTGSFKVVSKIIKIAWALNKGVKQEYKQFWDMDLGVTYIPWEKVKLDDLDGFAEGGMIDQETVNAEWEAAKNAPEPMKEAVSQAVSVEPMTATNTQQTQQEAFSQQEAFSQQVSMMPVQLPVAQAVPAVGLVPPSFPVSMAMPPPGYGPLPPFLRAGFNASQPPPGFMQTAGVPQQAGMGSAPISLVPASMSQAQDSMKDSPYGATMPGSFMPSALPGQGVFNQLQPGVQTQQAANDKMGQSADGMDAAAELVLQGMQNAMSRGMGLLGMHPSASLTHPLHQQGLPGQRMPGLMPLDLRPTMLQGAGARFPLLMQQGLSQQSLLEASLHAQARARAASQMERFNRAEEAFNRGPNPPNESMSKAEEEPSSGADDSQQGGDQDYRFPPPQEKQSTGLLRTPPLEHRESMGGGAGGGGLGGGRPALLQTPVREPARDSVAGRLQALAGFTPQTSSRWGPLRGDFDERDMRSSPAAVSKGFQEARPGSNQGQNFPNRFENQNRAGSVGAVGGGVCTGGVGGGPAWSRGGVDAAAQFTDADMPQDLDECRRPWDRQQRDRDFDFRKEMNGNRRERDSREKERERERERDRGRERGNREREQERDREREREKEREKDRERERERERNKRGAWTPLLPLPQPLLPTPTLTPTLSLTQGKPQALLQLQSKLQPKPGLLTKPGLLQTPTLLTRSTSHVPTKSLLQAPSQSLLQAPSQSLLQAPSQSLLQAPSQSLLQAPSQSLIQAPSQSPPLTSSQSLPKAPPQSTQFPTQAKNEARPGPKPQAEFHSSPQTHVSPKSESSPQNQSPPQNQASLQAQLLHPAHSSFQTKSPPQGQSSSRAQSPPQALSLQTPRTPEEITDTHGEPEKPGKPQEEPMKEPEPMVEPPSRWVNGTGSRMDTDAVAEPTTTPSPNPALSMSLVLTHSPVEPQCLPEPLDQQHPSQHVASCSSTKDVDNGLSEPMEEAEKQPVVEKTDTEGTIITQ, from the exons TACTACAAACATGTTGTCCAGGGCGTGGAAAAATTTGTTCAGAAA TGCAAGCCAGAGTATAAGGTCCCAGGCCTGTATGTCATGGACTCCATCGTGCGGCAGTCACGGCACCAGTTTGGCCAGGACAAGGATGTGTTTGCCCCGCGCTTCAGCAAAAACATCATCGGAACCTTCCAACATCTCTACCGCTGCCCCTCAGATGACAAG AGTAAGATTGTCAGGGTCCTCAACCTCTGGCAGAAGAACGCCGTCTTCAAGAGTGACATCATCCAGCCTTTGCTCGACATGGCTGCAGGACTGCCCCCTCCCAGTGTTACCCCAGTCATGACCAGCCGTGATGCTGCAGTCAACACGCCTG GTACACCagcgactccagccaccccagccaACATCGTATCCAGTCTGCCTGACTGGGCGTCACAGTTCTCCAACACAGACACTGTAGCTGCTGTGGCCCAGATCCTGCAGAGTCCACACGGCCAACAG CTCCAGCAGCTGGTGCAGAGCCTGCAAATGCAGCAGCAGAAGCCCCAGCCATCTCTGCTTCAGGCGTTGGATGCAGGACTGGTGGTCCAGTTGCAGGCTCTGACGGCCCAGCTCACTGCAGCCGCCACGGCCAACCCCATGCAACTCAACCCCCTGGAGCAGAGGATCTCCTCCTTCAACAAG AAAATGTTGGGCCATTTTGACTTTGGGAACGATACAGAACGCTCTGAAGACCCCAAAAAGGACGCCCAATCATCCCAGAT GCCCATGGTGTCTGACTCCATCTTCCACCAGCTGGCTGAGCAGCTGCAGCAGCAGAACCTGGAGCACTTCCAGAAGCAGCTCATGGAGCACCAGCAGAAG TCCATGAACATGGAAGGGCAGGATGGAATATTTGGGTCTGAGAACACGGCCATGCCCCAACAGAGCAGCAGCCAATCACAGCACCCGGCGCCGCAAAACAAGACAGACGACTCAATTGACAACCAGCAGCAG GACATGGACCTGGATGACGGGCCAGAGATTGAGGAAGAGCGTTTCGAACCAGAGGACAAGAAGTCCAAGACGGTCGCCACGCGGTCAAGAACACGTTCTAGGTCACGATCAAG ATCTCCCAGGAAGAGACGGTCCAGATCACGGTCAGGCTCTCGGAAACGGAAACACCGTAAGCGGTCGCGGTCACGCTCCAGAGAGCGGAAGAGGAAGTCGTCGCGGTCCTACTCCAGCGAGAGACAAGAAGCCcgcgagcgagagaaagagcgcCAGAAGAAAGGACTGCCTCCCATCCGATCCAGGTTTCTCAGTG TGTGCAGCACCACTCTGTGGGTGGGACAGGTGGACAAGAAGGCTAGTCCGCAGGACCTCACCAACCTGTTTGAAGAGTTTGGTCAGATTGAGTCGATCAAT ATGATCCCTCCTCGTGGCTGTGCCTACATCTGTATGGTCCACAGACAGGATGCCTACTGCGCCAGACAGAAACTCAGCACTGGTTCATTCAAGGTCGTCTCCAAGATTATCAAG ATTGCGTGGGCGCTGAATAAGGGAGTGAAGCAGGAGTATAAGCAGTTCTGGGACATGGACCTGGGGGTCACCTACATCCCCTGGGAGAAGGTCAAGTTGGACGACCTGGACGGCTTTGCTGAGGGAGGCATGATCGACCAGGAGACTGTCAACGCCG AGTGGGAAGCAGCCAAGAATGCGCCAGAGCCAATGAAGGAAGCTGTGAGCCAGGCTGTGAGTGTTGAACCCATGACAGCCACCAACACCCAACAGACCCAACAGGAGGCTTTCAGCCAACAGGAGGCCTTCAGCCAACAGGTCTCCATGATGCCTGTACAG CTCCCTGTGGCTCAGGCTGTCCCTGCCGTGGGTCTTGTGCCTCCATCCTTCCCTGTTTCCATGGCGATGCCCCCGCCAGGCTATGGCCCCCTGCCCCCCTTCCTCAGAGCGGGTTTCAACGCCTCCCAGCCTCCTCCAG gtttcaTGCAGACAGCAGGTGTTCCTCAGCAAGCAGGCATGGGCTCAGCTCCTATAT CTCTGGTGCCGGCCTCCATGTCGCAGGCTCAGGACAGCATGAAGGACTCCCCATACGGAGCTACTATGCCGGGGAGCTTCATGCCCTCTGCCCTCCCTGGACAAGGGGTCTTCAACCAGCTTCAACCTGGAGTCCAGACGCAGCAAGCAGCCAATGACAAGATGGGCCAATCTGCTGACGGCATGGATGCAGCTGCAGAGTTAGTACTGCAAG GTATGCAGAATGCAATGAGTCGTGGTATGGGTCTTCTGGGGATGCACCCTTCAGCTTCCCTTACCCACCCCCTGCACCAGCAGGGCCTGCCTGGCCAGAGGATGCCTGGGCTGATGCCGCTGGACCTCCGGCCTACTATGCTCCAGGGTGCCGGTGCCCGGTTCCCCCTCCTGATGCAGCAGGGCCTGTCCCAACAGAGCCTCCTGGAAGCGTCCCTCCATGCCCAGGCACGCGCCAGAGCGGCCTCCCAGATGGAACGCTTCAACAGGGCCGAGGAGGCCTTCAACCGGGGGCCCAACCCCCCAAACGAAAGCATGTCCAAGGCTGAGGAGGAGCCTTCCTCTGGAGCTGACGATAGCCAGCAGGGAGGGGACCAAGACTACCGCTTCCCTCCGCCCCAGGAGAAGCAGAGCACAGGCCTACTGAGGACCCCTCCCCTGGAGCATAGAGAGTCCATGGGTGGAGGAGCTGGTGGTGGGGGTTTGGGCGGAGGCAGACCTGCCCTGCTCCAGACCCCAGTGAGAGAGCCAGCTAGAGACAGCGTGGCAGGGCGGCTTCAGGCCCTCGCCGGCTTCACCCCCCAGACCTCGAGTCGCTGGGGGCCACTCAGAGGGGACTTTGATGAGCGTGACATGCGGAGCTCTCCGGCCGCGGTCTCCAAGGGCTTCCAGGAAGCGCGCCCTGGCTCTAACCAAGGGCAGAACTTTCCCAACCGCTTTGAGAACCAGAACCGCGCTGGATCAGTAGGAGCGGTAGGAGGAGGAGTATGTActggtggtgttggagggggcCCGGCGTGGAGTCGTGGTGGAGTTGATGCTGCAGCACAGTTCACTGATGCTGACATGCCCCAGGACTTGGATGAGTGCCGGCGCCCTTGGGACAGGCAGCAACGGGACAGGGACTTTGACTTCAGGAAGGAGATGAATGGCAACCGGCGTGAGAGAGACAGCcgtgagaaggagagggagcgcgagagagaaagggaccgTGGCCGTGAGCGTGGAAACCGTGAACGAGAGCAGGAGCGTGACCGGGAGAGAGAGcgtgaaaaggagagggagaaggatcgGGAGAGGGAACGTGAGAGGGAACGTAACAAGCGTGGAGCCTGGACACCCCTTCTTCCTCTACCACAACCCCTGCTCCCTACTCctaccctgaccccaaccctctCCCTCACCCAAGGCAAACCCCAGGCCCTGCTGCAACTACAGTCCAAGCTTCAACCTAAACCTGGACTCCTAACTAAACCGGGTCTGCTTCAAACTCCAACTCTCCTAACTCGGTCAACATCTCATGTCCCAACCAAGTCTCTTCTTCAAGCCCCATCCCAGTCTCTTCTTCAAGCCCCATCCCAGTCTCTTCTTCAAGCCCCATCCCAGTCTCTTCTTCAAGCCCCATCCCAGTCTCTTCTTCAAGCCCCATCCCAGTCTCTTATTCAAGCTCCATCCCAGTCTCCACCTCTAACCTCATCCCAGTCTCTACCTAAAGCTCCACCCCAGTCCACCCAGTTTCCAACTCAAGCCAAGAATGAAGCTCGCCCCGGTCCTAAGCCCCAGGCAGAGTTCCATTCCTCTCCCCAGACACATGTGTCCCCCAAGTCTGAGTCCTCTCCTCAGAACCAGTCACCACCCCAAAACCAGGCTTCCCTTCAGGCCCAGTTGCTGCACCCTGCCCATTCCTCTTTCCAGACAAAGTCCCCTCCCCAGGGCCAGTCATCATCACGTGCACAGTCACCACCCCAGGCCTTGTCCCTACAGACCCCCCGCACCCCAGAGGAGATCACTGACACCCATGGGGAGCCAGAGAAGCCAGGGAAACCTCAGGAAGAACCTATGAAAGAACCTGAACCCATGGTAGAACCTCCATCTCGGTGGGTCAATGGAACAGGGTCGAGGATGGACACTGACGCAGTGGCTGAGCCCACCACTACCCCGTCCCCCAATCCTGCCCTCTCAATGTCACTGGTCCTCACACACAGCCCTGTGGAGCCCCAATGCCTGCCGGAGCCCCTGGACCAGCAGCATCCCTCGCAGCATGTCGCCTCTTGCTCCTCCACAAAGGATGTAGACAATGGACTGAGTGAGCCGATGGAGGAAGCTGAGAAACAGCCAGTGGTAGAGAAAACAGACACTGAGGGGACAATCATCACTCAGTAG
- the LOC139383467 gene encoding SR-related and CTD-associated factor 8-like isoform X3: MDSIVRQSRHQFGQDKDVFAPRFSKNIIGTFQHLYRCPSDDKSKIVRVLNLWQKNAVFKSDIIQPLLDMAAGLPPPSVTPVMTSRDAAVNTPGTPATPATPANIVSSLPDWASQFSNTDTVAAVAQILQSPHGQQLQQLVQSLQMQQQKPQPSLLQALDAGLVVQLQALTAQLTAAATANPMQLNPLEQRISSFNKKMLGHFDFGNDTERSEDPKKDAQSSQMPMVSDSIFHQLAEQLQQQNLEHFQKQLMEHQQKSMNMEGQDGIFGSENTAMPQQSSSQSQHPAPQNKTDDSIDNQQQDMDLDDGPEIEEERFEPEDKKSKTVATRSRTRSRSRSRSPRKRRSRSRSGSRKRKHRKRSRSRSRERKRKSSRSYSSERQEAREREKERQKKGLPPIRSRFLSVCSTTLWVGQVDKKASPQDLTNLFEEFGQIESINMIPPRGCAYICMVHRQDAYCARQKLSTGSFKVVSKIIKIAWALNKGVKQEYKQFWDMDLGVTYIPWEKVKLDDLDGFAEGGMIDQETVNAEWEAAKNAPEPMKEAVSQAVSVEPMTATNTQQTQQEAFSQQEAFSQQVSMMPVQLPVAQAVPAVGLVPPSFPVSMAMPPPGYGPLPPFLRAGFNASQPPPGFMQTAGVPQQAGMGSAPISLVPASMSQAQDSMKDSPYGATMPGSFMPSALPGQGVFNQLQPGVQTQQAANDKMGQSADGMDAAAELVLQGMQNAMSRGMGLLGMHPSASLTHPLHQQGLPGQRMPGLMPLDLRPTMLQGAGARFPLLMQQGLSQQSLLEASLHAQARARAASQMERFNRAEEAFNRGPNPPNESMSKAEEEPSSGADDSQQGGDQDYRFPPPQEKQSTGLLRTPPLEHRESMGGGAGGGGLGGGRPALLQTPVREPARDSVAGRLQALAGFTPQTSSRWGPLRGDFDERDMRSSPAAVSKGFQEARPGSNQGQNFPNRFENQNRAGSVGAVGGGVCTGGVGGGPAWSRGGVDAAAQFTDADMPQDLDECRRPWDRQQRDRDFDFRKEMNGNRRERDSREKERERERERDRGRERGNREREQERDREREREKEREKDRERERERERNKRGAWTPLLPLPQPLLPTPTLTPTLSLTQGKPQALLQLQSKLQPKPGLLTKPGLLQTPTLLTRSTSHVPTKSLLQAPSQSLLQAPSQSLLQAPSQSLLQAPSQSLLQAPSQSLIQAPSQSPPLTSSQSLPKAPPQSTQFPTQAKNEARPGPKPQAEFHSSPQTHVSPKSESSPQNQSPPQNQASLQAQLLHPAHSSFQTKSPPQGQSSSRAQSPPQALSLQTPRTPEEITDTHGEPEKPGKPQEEPMKEPEPMVEPPSRWVNGTGSRMDTDAVAEPTTTPSPNPALSMSLVLTHSPVEPQCLPEPLDQQHPSQHVASCSSTKDVDNGLSEPMEEAEKQPVVEKTDTEGTIITQ, translated from the exons ATGGACTCCATCGTGCGGCAGTCACGGCACCAGTTTGGCCAGGACAAGGATGTGTTTGCCCCGCGCTTCAGCAAAAACATCATCGGAACCTTCCAACATCTCTACCGCTGCCCCTCAGATGACAAG AGTAAGATTGTCAGGGTCCTCAACCTCTGGCAGAAGAACGCCGTCTTCAAGAGTGACATCATCCAGCCTTTGCTCGACATGGCTGCAGGACTGCCCCCTCCCAGTGTTACCCCAGTCATGACCAGCCGTGATGCTGCAGTCAACACGCCTG GTACACCagcgactccagccaccccagccaACATCGTATCCAGTCTGCCTGACTGGGCGTCACAGTTCTCCAACACAGACACTGTAGCTGCTGTGGCCCAGATCCTGCAGAGTCCACACGGCCAACAG CTCCAGCAGCTGGTGCAGAGCCTGCAAATGCAGCAGCAGAAGCCCCAGCCATCTCTGCTTCAGGCGTTGGATGCAGGACTGGTGGTCCAGTTGCAGGCTCTGACGGCCCAGCTCACTGCAGCCGCCACGGCCAACCCCATGCAACTCAACCCCCTGGAGCAGAGGATCTCCTCCTTCAACAAG AAAATGTTGGGCCATTTTGACTTTGGGAACGATACAGAACGCTCTGAAGACCCCAAAAAGGACGCCCAATCATCCCAGAT GCCCATGGTGTCTGACTCCATCTTCCACCAGCTGGCTGAGCAGCTGCAGCAGCAGAACCTGGAGCACTTCCAGAAGCAGCTCATGGAGCACCAGCAGAAG TCCATGAACATGGAAGGGCAGGATGGAATATTTGGGTCTGAGAACACGGCCATGCCCCAACAGAGCAGCAGCCAATCACAGCACCCGGCGCCGCAAAACAAGACAGACGACTCAATTGACAACCAGCAGCAG GACATGGACCTGGATGACGGGCCAGAGATTGAGGAAGAGCGTTTCGAACCAGAGGACAAGAAGTCCAAGACGGTCGCCACGCGGTCAAGAACACGTTCTAGGTCACGATCAAG ATCTCCCAGGAAGAGACGGTCCAGATCACGGTCAGGCTCTCGGAAACGGAAACACCGTAAGCGGTCGCGGTCACGCTCCAGAGAGCGGAAGAGGAAGTCGTCGCGGTCCTACTCCAGCGAGAGACAAGAAGCCcgcgagcgagagaaagagcgcCAGAAGAAAGGACTGCCTCCCATCCGATCCAGGTTTCTCAGTG TGTGCAGCACCACTCTGTGGGTGGGACAGGTGGACAAGAAGGCTAGTCCGCAGGACCTCACCAACCTGTTTGAAGAGTTTGGTCAGATTGAGTCGATCAAT ATGATCCCTCCTCGTGGCTGTGCCTACATCTGTATGGTCCACAGACAGGATGCCTACTGCGCCAGACAGAAACTCAGCACTGGTTCATTCAAGGTCGTCTCCAAGATTATCAAG ATTGCGTGGGCGCTGAATAAGGGAGTGAAGCAGGAGTATAAGCAGTTCTGGGACATGGACCTGGGGGTCACCTACATCCCCTGGGAGAAGGTCAAGTTGGACGACCTGGACGGCTTTGCTGAGGGAGGCATGATCGACCAGGAGACTGTCAACGCCG AGTGGGAAGCAGCCAAGAATGCGCCAGAGCCAATGAAGGAAGCTGTGAGCCAGGCTGTGAGTGTTGAACCCATGACAGCCACCAACACCCAACAGACCCAACAGGAGGCTTTCAGCCAACAGGAGGCCTTCAGCCAACAGGTCTCCATGATGCCTGTACAG CTCCCTGTGGCTCAGGCTGTCCCTGCCGTGGGTCTTGTGCCTCCATCCTTCCCTGTTTCCATGGCGATGCCCCCGCCAGGCTATGGCCCCCTGCCCCCCTTCCTCAGAGCGGGTTTCAACGCCTCCCAGCCTCCTCCAG gtttcaTGCAGACAGCAGGTGTTCCTCAGCAAGCAGGCATGGGCTCAGCTCCTATAT CTCTGGTGCCGGCCTCCATGTCGCAGGCTCAGGACAGCATGAAGGACTCCCCATACGGAGCTACTATGCCGGGGAGCTTCATGCCCTCTGCCCTCCCTGGACAAGGGGTCTTCAACCAGCTTCAACCTGGAGTCCAGACGCAGCAAGCAGCCAATGACAAGATGGGCCAATCTGCTGACGGCATGGATGCAGCTGCAGAGTTAGTACTGCAAG GTATGCAGAATGCAATGAGTCGTGGTATGGGTCTTCTGGGGATGCACCCTTCAGCTTCCCTTACCCACCCCCTGCACCAGCAGGGCCTGCCTGGCCAGAGGATGCCTGGGCTGATGCCGCTGGACCTCCGGCCTACTATGCTCCAGGGTGCCGGTGCCCGGTTCCCCCTCCTGATGCAGCAGGGCCTGTCCCAACAGAGCCTCCTGGAAGCGTCCCTCCATGCCCAGGCACGCGCCAGAGCGGCCTCCCAGATGGAACGCTTCAACAGGGCCGAGGAGGCCTTCAACCGGGGGCCCAACCCCCCAAACGAAAGCATGTCCAAGGCTGAGGAGGAGCCTTCCTCTGGAGCTGACGATAGCCAGCAGGGAGGGGACCAAGACTACCGCTTCCCTCCGCCCCAGGAGAAGCAGAGCACAGGCCTACTGAGGACCCCTCCCCTGGAGCATAGAGAGTCCATGGGTGGAGGAGCTGGTGGTGGGGGTTTGGGCGGAGGCAGACCTGCCCTGCTCCAGACCCCAGTGAGAGAGCCAGCTAGAGACAGCGTGGCAGGGCGGCTTCAGGCCCTCGCCGGCTTCACCCCCCAGACCTCGAGTCGCTGGGGGCCACTCAGAGGGGACTTTGATGAGCGTGACATGCGGAGCTCTCCGGCCGCGGTCTCCAAGGGCTTCCAGGAAGCGCGCCCTGGCTCTAACCAAGGGCAGAACTTTCCCAACCGCTTTGAGAACCAGAACCGCGCTGGATCAGTAGGAGCGGTAGGAGGAGGAGTATGTActggtggtgttggagggggcCCGGCGTGGAGTCGTGGTGGAGTTGATGCTGCAGCACAGTTCACTGATGCTGACATGCCCCAGGACTTGGATGAGTGCCGGCGCCCTTGGGACAGGCAGCAACGGGACAGGGACTTTGACTTCAGGAAGGAGATGAATGGCAACCGGCGTGAGAGAGACAGCcgtgagaaggagagggagcgcgagagagaaagggaccgTGGCCGTGAGCGTGGAAACCGTGAACGAGAGCAGGAGCGTGACCGGGAGAGAGAGcgtgaaaaggagagggagaaggatcgGGAGAGGGAACGTGAGAGGGAACGTAACAAGCGTGGAGCCTGGACACCCCTTCTTCCTCTACCACAACCCCTGCTCCCTACTCctaccctgaccccaaccctctCCCTCACCCAAGGCAAACCCCAGGCCCTGCTGCAACTACAGTCCAAGCTTCAACCTAAACCTGGACTCCTAACTAAACCGGGTCTGCTTCAAACTCCAACTCTCCTAACTCGGTCAACATCTCATGTCCCAACCAAGTCTCTTCTTCAAGCCCCATCCCAGTCTCTTCTTCAAGCCCCATCCCAGTCTCTTCTTCAAGCCCCATCCCAGTCTCTTCTTCAAGCCCCATCCCAGTCTCTTCTTCAAGCCCCATCCCAGTCTCTTATTCAAGCTCCATCCCAGTCTCCACCTCTAACCTCATCCCAGTCTCTACCTAAAGCTCCACCCCAGTCCACCCAGTTTCCAACTCAAGCCAAGAATGAAGCTCGCCCCGGTCCTAAGCCCCAGGCAGAGTTCCATTCCTCTCCCCAGACACATGTGTCCCCCAAGTCTGAGTCCTCTCCTCAGAACCAGTCACCACCCCAAAACCAGGCTTCCCTTCAGGCCCAGTTGCTGCACCCTGCCCATTCCTCTTTCCAGACAAAGTCCCCTCCCCAGGGCCAGTCATCATCACGTGCACAGTCACCACCCCAGGCCTTGTCCCTACAGACCCCCCGCACCCCAGAGGAGATCACTGACACCCATGGGGAGCCAGAGAAGCCAGGGAAACCTCAGGAAGAACCTATGAAAGAACCTGAACCCATGGTAGAACCTCCATCTCGGTGGGTCAATGGAACAGGGTCGAGGATGGACACTGACGCAGTGGCTGAGCCCACCACTACCCCGTCCCCCAATCCTGCCCTCTCAATGTCACTGGTCCTCACACACAGCCCTGTGGAGCCCCAATGCCTGCCGGAGCCCCTGGACCAGCAGCATCCCTCGCAGCATGTCGCCTCTTGCTCCTCCACAAAGGATGTAGACAATGGACTGAGTGAGCCGATGGAGGAAGCTGAGAAACAGCCAGTGGTAGAGAAAACAGACACTGAGGGGACAATCATCACTCAGTAG